In Citrus sinensis cultivar Valencia sweet orange chromosome 2, DVS_A1.0, whole genome shotgun sequence, a single genomic region encodes these proteins:
- the LOC127900259 gene encoding zinc finger BED domain-containing protein RICESLEEPER 3-like, translating into MHCNAILEAKYTSGTTSLNRHVKSCFSNKQLKIREALQGSLKVLKREDGSCDIGFDSFDPNVLQSLIARMVVMHELPLTFVECKGFRETMADANPVVKPISRNTLENEILKLYHIEKVKTLNLLEKNHSRVAITTDLWTSSNQKKRYMVVTAHFIDNSWKLHSRILR; encoded by the coding sequence ATGCATTGTAATGCAATTTTAGAAGCTAAATACACATCAGGGACCACGAGCTTGAACAGACACGTGAAATCTTGTTTTTCAAATAAGCAACTGAAAATAAGGGAAGCGCTTCAAGGAAGTCTCAAAGTGCTCAAAAGAGAGGATGGGAGTTGTGACATTGGCTTTGACAGTTTCGATCCAAATGTTTTGCAGAGTTTGATTGCAAGGATGGTGGTGATGCATGAGCTTCCACTTACATTTGTGGAATGTAAAGGCTTTAGAGAAACGATGGCAGATGCCAACCCCGTGGTTAAGCCAATCAGTAGAAATACTTTGGAGAATGAGATTTTGAAATTGTATCATATTGAGAAGGTTAAGACTTTGAatttgttggagaaaaatcataGTAGAGTGGCTATTACTACGGATTTATGGACATCAAGTAACCAGAAAAAGAGATACATGGTTGTCACAGCACACTTCATTGACAACTCCTGGAAATTGCATAGCCGAATTTTAAGGTAA